GCGAGCACCAGGTCCCCGTCGACCAGGCCCAGCTCGAACTTGGTGTCGGCGATGATGATGCCCCGCTCGGCGGCCCACGCCGCCCCCCGCCGGTACAGCTCCAGGGAGGCCTCCCGGGCCCGCTCGGCCAGGTCGCGGCCCACCATGTCCACCGCCCGGTCGAACGACACGTTCTCGTCGTGGTCGCCGACCTCGGCCTTGGTGGAGGGGGTGAACACCGGCTCGGGCAGGCGGTCGGACTCCTGCAGCCCCTCGGGCAGCGGGGTGCCGTGCATGGTCCCCGAGGCCTTGTACTCCTTCCACGCCGAGCCGGTCAGGTAGCCCCGGACGATGCACTCGATGGGCAGCATCTCGGCCCGCCGGCACAGCATCACCCGCCCGGCCAGGGCCGGGTCCCGGGCCTCCTCCGGCAGGTCGTCCAGCTCGGTGCTCAGGAGGTGGCCGGGCACCACGTCGGCCAGGTGGTCGAACCAGAAGGCCGACATGGCGGTGAGCACCCGGCCCTTGTCGGGGATGGGCTCGGCCATGACCACGTCGAAGGCCGACATGCGGTCCGAGGTGACCATGAGCAGACGGTCGTCGCCGGCGTCGTAGATGTCGCGGACCTTGCCGGTCGCCAGGTGGGGCAGGGAGATCGCCATGGGCCGGAAGCTACCGGCTCGGCGCCCGGCGTCCAGCCCTCGTTTCGGAGCCCGTCAGAGGATGGCGGCGGGGACGTAGCCGGCGGCGGCGGGGTCGGTGGCCACCACGGCCTCGACCTCGGCCGCGAACGCCGCCACCTGGGACCGGGCCCGGCCCACGAAGGCCAACGGCTCCCCCACCACCGCGGCCACCGCGGCGGGGTCGAGGCCCAGGCGCTCGTCGGCGGCCAGGCGGTCGAGCAGGTCGTTGGTCTCGGCCCCCTTCTCCCGCATCTCCAGGGCCACGGCCACGGCGTGGTCCTTGATGGCCTCGTGGGCCACCTCCCGCCCCACCCCGGCCCGGACCGCGGCCATGAGCACCTTGGTGGTGGCCAGGAAGGGTAGGTAGCGCCGCAGCTCGCGCTCGACCACGGCGGGGAAGGCCCCGAACTCGTCCAGCACGGTCAGGGTCGTCTCGCTCAGGCCGTCGAGGGCCAGGAAGGCGTCGGGCAGGGCCACCCGCCGCACCACCGAGCAGCTCACGTCGCCCTCGTTCCACTGGTCGCCGGCCAGGGCGGTGACCATGACCAGGTGGCCGCCCAGGATGACCGACAGGCCGCAGATCCGCTCGGTGGAGCGGGTGTTCATCTTGTGGGGCATGGCCGACGAGCCGACCTGGCCCGGCTTGAACCCCTCGGTCACCAGCTCCTGGCTGGCCATGAGGCGGATGGTGGTGGCCAGGCTGGTGGGGCCGGAGGCGACCTGGACGAGCGCCGAGACCACGTCGAGGTCGAGCGACCGGGGGTAGACCTGGCCCACGTTGTCCAGGAGCCGCTCGAAGCCCAGGTCCTTGGCCACCTCGGCCTCGAGCACGTCGACGGCGACGTCGGAGCCGAGGAGGTCGAGCATGTCCTGCTGGGTGCCGACCGGGCCCTTGATGCCCCGCAGCGGGTAGCGGACGAGCAGGTCGTCGAGCCGGGCCAGGGCGACGAGGAGCTCCTGCCCGCTGTTGGCGAAGCGCTTGCCCAGCGTCGTGGCCTGGGCCGGGACGTTGTGCGAGCGCCCGGCCATGACCAGGGTCTCGTGCTCGGCGGCCCGCCGGGCCAGCCGGGCGAGAACGGCCACGGCCCGCCGCCGGACCAGCCGCAGGCCGTCGCGGACCTGCATCTGCTCGACGTTCTCGGTGAGGTCGCGGCTGGTCATGCCGGCGTGGACCAGCTCGTGGCCGGCGAGGGCGTTGAACTCCTCGATGCGCGCCTTGACGTCGTGCCGGGTGACCCGCTCGCGGGCGGCGATCGAGTCGAGGTCGACCTGGTCGACGACGGCCTCGTAGTCGGCCACGACGCCCTCGGGCACGGTGACGCCCAGGCGGGCCTGGGCCCGGAGGACCGACAGCCACAGCTGCCGCTCCAGGACGACCTTGGCCTCGGCCGACCAGATGGCGACCATCTCCGGGCTGGCGTAGCGCTGGGCCAGGACGTTCGCCGGGGTGCTGGTCACCCACCGAGGATACGTCCGGGGCCGGTCAGCCTCTCAAGGCTCGGGGCCAGCGGCCGATCACCACAGGGTGAGCGTCCCCACGTTCGGCCCCTCCACCACGGAGCCCACCAACTGCATCCTCCACCCCTTCGAGGCGGCCGATCGGCTCTGCGGCTCCTGCGGGGGCTGGCACTGCGACGGCTGCCTGGTCACCCCGTGGGGGCCGCGCAAGGGCGCCCTGTGCGTGTCGTGCGCCATCGAGAAGGGCGGGGTCCGCAAGAGCTCCGGCCAGGCCCCCATGCGCAGCGCCAATGAGATCCGCAAGCTCGAGCGCCAGCGGCGCAAGGAGCAGCGCGACGAGGACCGGCGCCCGCTCGTGGTCAGCCCCGTCGGGTTCCAGAAGCTGGAGATCCCCGAGGAGAAGCCGGCCCGCAAGGGCCTCTTCCGCCGCAAGTAGCGGCGGCCGTCAGACCTTCGGGGGGACGGCGTTCTTGGCCGCCCGCTCGGCCCGGTGCTCGACCAGCCGATCGGCCAGCTCGTCGTCGGTGACGGCCAGGATCTGGGCTGCCAGCAGGGCGGCGTTGACGGCCCCGTCGATGGCGACGGTGGCCACCGGCATGCCCGGGGGCATCTGCACCGTGCTGTAGAGGGCGTCGACCCCGTTGAGGGCGCCGCCGGAGATGGGCAGGCCGATCACCGGCAGCAGGGTCTGGGCCGCGACCGCGCCGGCCAGGTGGGCGGCCAGGCCGGCGGCGCAGATGAAGACGCCGTAGCCGTTGTCCCGGGCCGACGAGGCCAGCGCCGCCACCTCGGCCGGGTTGCGGTGGGCCGAGAGGACCCGGACGTCGGCCTCGATGCCGAGCGCCTCGAGCGTCTCCCAGGCGGGCTGGACCTTCTTCCCGTCGTTCGGCGATCCCATCAAGACGGCGACCTTGTACGTGCTCATGGTCGGAAGGTAGCCCGGAAGGTCTCGGCCGACGACGTGGTTGGACCGCGACGTGGCCTCCCCCCAGCTCTCCGTGCTCGACCTGTCGATCGTCGGCCGGGGGTCGACGCCCGCTCTCGCCCTCGACCAGAGCCGTCGCCTGGCCCAGGAGGTCGAGAGCCTCGGCTACCACCGCTACTGGGTCGCCGAGCACCACAACATGCCCGGCATCGCCAGCTCGTCGCCGCCGGTGCTGATCGCCCACCTGGCCGCCCACACCACCACGCTGCGGCTGGGCTCGGGCGGCGTCATGCTCCCGAACCACTCCCCCCTCGTGGTGGCCGAGCAGTTCGGCATGCTCGAGGCCCTGCACCCCGGCCGGATCGACCTGGGCCTGGGCCGGGCGCCGGGCACCGACGGGCTGACGGCCGCCGCCCTGCGCCGCACCAACCGCTACGACGCCGAGGAGGACTTCCCCCGCCAGCTGGGCGAGCTGCTCGCCTACTTCAACGACACGTTCCCCGACGACCACCCGTTCAAGGCCATCCACGCCACGCCGGGCCGGGGCTACCAGCCGGACGTGTGGCTGCTGGGGTCGAGCCTCTACAGCGCCCAGCTGGCCGGGCTCCTCGGCCTGCCGTTCTCCTTCGCCCACCACTTCTCGGGCGAGAACACCGAGGTGGCGGTCGAGGCCTACCGCCGGTCGTTCGACCCCTCCGGCGTCCTCGACGAGCCCTACGTGATGCTGGGCGTGAACGTGCTGGCGGCCCCGACGCTCGACGAGGCCCGCTACCTGGCCGGCCCCGGCAAGCTGGCCATGGCCCGCCTGCGCACCGGGAACCCGGACGTCTACCCGACGCCCGAGGAGGCCGCGACCCACGAGTACACCCCCCAGGAGGAGGCCGTCGGCCGCAGCTGGGGCCGCCACCACGTGATCGGGCCGCCCGAGGCCGTGCGATCCGGGCTGCTCGACCTGGTCGAGCGGACCGGCGCCGACGAGCTGATGGTCACGACGATGACCCACGGCTTCGACGAGCGGGTCCGGTCGTACCGGTTGGTCGCCGAGGCCATGGACCTGACCTCCGCACCCGTCTGACACCTGCACGCCCGCCCCGTCCGGGCTACCTTGACCGATCAGTCAAGTTCGCCCAGACCAGCAGGTGCCCCCAT
Above is a genomic segment from Acidimicrobiales bacterium containing:
- a CDS encoding LLM class flavin-dependent oxidoreductase, translating into MASPQLSVLDLSIVGRGSTPALALDQSRRLAQEVESLGYHRYWVAEHHNMPGIASSSPPVLIAHLAAHTTTLRLGSGGVMLPNHSPLVVAEQFGMLEALHPGRIDLGLGRAPGTDGLTAAALRRTNRYDAEEDFPRQLGELLAYFNDTFPDDHPFKAIHATPGRGYQPDVWLLGSSLYSAQLAGLLGLPFSFAHHFSGENTEVAVEAYRRSFDPSGVLDEPYVMLGVNVLAAPTLDEARYLAGPGKLAMARLRTGNPDVYPTPEEAATHEYTPQEEAVGRSWGRHHVIGPPEAVRSGLLDLVERTGADELMVTTMTHGFDERVRSYRLVAEAMDLTSAPV
- a CDS encoding phosphoribosylaminoimidazolesuccinocarboxamide synthase is translated as MAISLPHLATGKVRDIYDAGDDRLLMVTSDRMSAFDVVMAEPIPDKGRVLTAMSAFWFDHLADVVPGHLLSTELDDLPEEARDPALAGRVMLCRRAEMLPIECIVRGYLTGSAWKEYKASGTMHGTPLPEGLQESDRLPEPVFTPSTKAEVGDHDENVSFDRAVDMVGRDLAERAREASLELYRRGAAWAAERGIIIADTKFELGLVDGDLVLADEVLTPDSSRFWPADAWVPGTTPPSFDKQPLRDHLEVQGWDKAPPPPALPPEVVEATAARYREAYERITGLALADWPGGR
- the purB gene encoding adenylosuccinate lyase, translated to MTSTPANVLAQRYASPEMVAIWSAEAKVVLERQLWLSVLRAQARLGVTVPEGVVADYEAVVDQVDLDSIAARERVTRHDVKARIEEFNALAGHELVHAGMTSRDLTENVEQMQVRDGLRLVRRRAVAVLARLARRAAEHETLVMAGRSHNVPAQATTLGKRFANSGQELLVALARLDDLLVRYPLRGIKGPVGTQQDMLDLLGSDVAVDVLEAEVAKDLGFERLLDNVGQVYPRSLDLDVVSALVQVASGPTSLATTIRLMASQELVTEGFKPGQVGSSAMPHKMNTRSTERICGLSVILGGHLVMVTALAGDQWNEGDVSCSVVRRVALPDAFLALDGLSETTLTVLDEFGAFPAVVERELRRYLPFLATTKVLMAAVRAGVGREVAHEAIKDHAVAVALEMREKGAETNDLLDRLAADERLGLDPAAVAAVVGEPLAFVGRARSQVAAFAAEVEAVVATDPAAAGYVPAAIL
- the purE gene encoding 5-(carboxyamino)imidazole ribonucleotide mutase; the encoded protein is MSTYKVAVLMGSPNDGKKVQPAWETLEALGIEADVRVLSAHRNPAEVAALASSARDNGYGVFICAAGLAAHLAGAVAAQTLLPVIGLPISGGALNGVDALYSTVQMPPGMPVATVAIDGAVNAALLAAQILAVTDDELADRLVEHRAERAAKNAVPPKV